A single genomic interval of halophilic archaeon DL31 harbors:
- a CDS encoding Chaperone protein dnaJ (SMART: Heat shock protein DnaJ, N-terminal~TIGRFAM: Chaperone DnaJ~KEGG: hma:rrnAC3334 chaperone protein DnaJ~HAMAP: Chaperone protein dnaJ~PFAM: Chaperone DnaJ, C-terminal; Heat shock protein DnaJ, N-terminal; Heat shock protein DnaJ, cysteine-rich region), translating into MSEDFYDILGVSRDADEDEISKAFREKATKYHPDVSDEENAEEKFRKAKKAKEVLSDEEKRQAYDQMGHERFEQAEKRGGFDGGAGGAGGMGGGPFGGGGMGGGGGGGFEDIFEQFFGGGRGGGRGGGGNRPQQGRDIRTAMGITLEDAYDGISKEFTIERPEECDDCGGSGHPEGADVETCPECNGQGQVTQVQQTPLGRVQQTQTCRRCSGEGERYSETCGTCSGDGVVQNEASLQVDVPAGIQTGQSLRMEREGAPGENNGPKGDLLIEIHVEDHPEFDRDGDDLHHRHAISFPQATFGATVEVPTINGTVDMDVPEGTQSGERFRLRGKGMPRLRGRGEGDLFVSVQVVTPDDLNKEQREALEAFAEAGGEEVDVDKGFFEKLRSSI; encoded by the coding sequence ATGAGCGAGGACTTCTACGACATACTCGGAGTCTCGCGGGACGCCGACGAAGACGAGATCAGCAAGGCGTTCAGGGAGAAAGCGACCAAGTACCACCCCGACGTGAGCGACGAGGAGAACGCCGAGGAGAAGTTCCGAAAGGCGAAGAAGGCAAAGGAGGTGCTCTCCGACGAGGAGAAGCGCCAAGCCTACGACCAGATGGGTCACGAGCGCTTCGAGCAGGCCGAGAAGCGCGGCGGCTTCGACGGCGGCGCTGGCGGCGCGGGGGGCATGGGTGGTGGCCCGTTCGGCGGCGGTGGCATGGGCGGCGGCGGTGGTGGCGGCTTCGAGGATATCTTCGAGCAGTTCTTCGGCGGTGGCCGTGGCGGCGGCCGCGGGGGCGGCGGCAACCGACCGCAACAGGGTCGGGATATCCGGACCGCGATGGGGATTACCCTCGAGGACGCCTACGATGGCATCAGCAAGGAGTTCACCATCGAGCGCCCCGAGGAGTGTGACGACTGTGGCGGCTCGGGCCACCCCGAAGGTGCAGACGTCGAAACGTGTCCGGAGTGTAACGGCCAGGGTCAGGTGACGCAGGTCCAGCAGACGCCGCTCGGCCGTGTTCAGCAGACTCAGACCTGCCGACGCTGTAGCGGCGAAGGCGAACGCTACTCCGAGACGTGCGGGACGTGTTCAGGCGACGGTGTCGTCCAGAACGAGGCGTCACTGCAAGTCGACGTGCCCGCGGGCATCCAGACCGGACAGAGCCTCCGGATGGAGCGCGAAGGCGCCCCCGGCGAGAACAACGGCCCGAAAGGCGACCTGCTCATCGAAATCCACGTCGAGGACCACCCCGAGTTCGATCGAGACGGCGACGACCTCCACCACCGTCACGCCATCTCGTTCCCGCAGGCGACCTTCGGCGCGACCGTCGAGGTGCCGACCATCAACGGAACCGTCGATATGGACGTGCCCGAAGGCACCCAGTCCGGCGAGCGGTTCCGCCTCCGCGGGAAAGGGATGCCTCGCCTGCGCGGCCGTGGCGAGGGCGACCTCTTCGTCAGCGTCCAGGTCGTGACCCCCGATGACCTGAACAAAGAGCAACGCGAGGCACTCGAAGCGTTCGCGGAGGCAGGTGGCGAGGAAGTCGATGTGGACAAAGGCTTCTTCGAGAAACTGCGGAGTTCGATCTGA
- a CDS encoding putative acetyl-CoA synthetase (KEGG: hvo:HVO_1587 putative acetyl-CoA synthetase), producing METLPDLVARARRSDRPALRTADREMDYRRFCTTAWKTSNYLRHLGVGGGRGVAVLADRSAPALLTFLGAALLDTPTSFAEAPADVAEAIDAVDARAVLVPSDHEGAIEPPAGTSLVVHGGDPAAATTENWAEGVWSENPAFVPSTATPDSIGLVTAEQEVSHGELLDSAERVAAEADLTEDDAVGFRGSLADPAVVAAALAPLVSCSCLVLDGESSRAVDGEVSELSFS from the coding sequence ATGGAGACGCTCCCCGACCTCGTCGCCCGTGCCCGGCGGAGCGACCGCCCCGCACTGCGGACTGCTGACCGCGAGATGGATTATCGACGCTTCTGCACGACCGCGTGGAAGACGAGCAACTACCTGCGGCACCTCGGCGTGGGCGGCGGCCGCGGCGTCGCCGTGCTCGCCGACCGCTCGGCCCCGGCACTGCTGACCTTTCTCGGCGCCGCGTTGCTGGATACGCCCACGTCCTTCGCAGAAGCCCCCGCGGACGTTGCCGAAGCCATCGACGCCGTCGACGCCCGTGCCGTACTGGTCCCGAGCGACCACGAGGGCGCAATCGAACCGCCGGCCGGAACGTCGCTCGTCGTCCACGGTGGCGACCCCGCCGCGGCGACGACGGAGAACTGGGCCGAAGGCGTCTGGAGCGAGAACCCCGCGTTCGTTCCCTCAACGGCGACACCGGACTCTATCGGCCTCGTGACGGCCGAGCAGGAGGTGAGCCACGGCGAACTCCTCGATTCAGCCGAGCGCGTCGCGGCCGAGGCCGACCTGACTGAAGACGACGCTGTCGGCTTCCGTGGCTCGCTTGCTGACCCGGCGGTGGTGGCTGCAGCGCTCGCGCCGCTCGTTAGTTGTAGCTGTCTGGTGCTCGATGGCGAGTCCTCAAGAGCCGTCGACGGGGAAGTCAGCGAGCTGTCGTTCTCTTAG
- a CDS encoding Acetate--CoA ligase (KEGG: hla:Hlac_0990 AMP-dependent synthetase and ligase~PFAM: AMP-dependent synthetase/ligase): MDASEFEVAHEPSQAFVESTNVWEFMQTYDIDDYDELIERTTSEVPGEPDSGVDWFWDELVDYLDIDFYEGYDEVRDDTHGPQFTDWYPGGKINIAHNTLDRHAALENGDRNKVACIWEGEDGVVRERTFHELHRQANRVANYLESVGIETGDTVALYMPMVPEVISILYGCFKVGAIAVPIFSGFGVEATATRIDDAEPSVLFTGDGFYRRGSAISLKGTADDAIEEAGHVEHTVVYDRIGTEARSASNGAGGEATRGDTESDEVDVPWSDERDEWWGEVVESQESEYETKSLPADQESMLLYSSGTTGEPKGIVHTHAGVLAQCAKEIHFGFDQKPGDRFFWVSDIGWMMGPWTLIGNHHFGGTTFMYEGAPDYPNPGRFWEMIERHRITTFGVSPTAIRALRKHGDEVVKQYDLSSLRLLGSTGEPWDPESWQWYYEEIGNEECPIINISGGTEICGCFLMPMPINDLKPGTLGGPGLGMDIDIVDSAGNSVTEKHERGYLVARDSCPSMTKSLWSGDERYLEEYWSTWEDLWDHGDFAQKDEDGFWFLHGRADDALNVAGRKVGPAEIEGVLAEHDSVNQAAAVGVDDETTGTAVVAYVVLESGLDPSDELREELRTLVGQEHGKPFRPREIRFVSEFPKTQSGKVIRRAIAAVHQGKDPGDLSSMENPSALEEIRNAR; the protein is encoded by the coding sequence ATGGACGCGAGCGAGTTCGAGGTCGCCCACGAACCCAGTCAGGCGTTCGTGGAGTCGACCAACGTCTGGGAGTTCATGCAGACGTACGACATCGACGACTACGACGAACTGATCGAACGCACAACCAGCGAGGTTCCGGGGGAACCCGACTCGGGCGTCGATTGGTTCTGGGACGAACTCGTCGACTACCTCGATATCGACTTCTACGAGGGCTATGACGAGGTTCGAGACGACACCCACGGCCCACAGTTCACCGACTGGTACCCAGGCGGCAAGATAAACATCGCCCACAACACGCTGGACCGCCACGCCGCCCTCGAGAACGGCGACCGCAATAAGGTGGCTTGCATCTGGGAGGGTGAGGACGGCGTCGTCCGCGAACGCACCTTCCACGAACTCCACCGGCAGGCGAACCGCGTCGCTAACTACCTCGAATCCGTCGGCATCGAGACCGGCGACACCGTCGCGCTCTACATGCCGATGGTGCCAGAAGTCATCTCGATTCTCTACGGCTGCTTCAAGGTCGGCGCCATCGCTGTCCCCATCTTCTCTGGCTTCGGCGTCGAGGCGACCGCGACCCGCATCGACGACGCCGAGCCATCCGTGCTGTTCACCGGCGACGGCTTCTACCGACGCGGCAGCGCCATTTCTCTGAAGGGCACTGCCGACGACGCAATCGAGGAGGCTGGCCACGTCGAGCACACCGTTGTCTACGACCGGATTGGGACCGAGGCGCGGAGCGCCTCGAACGGAGCGGGGGGCGAAGCGACCCGCGGAGACACGGAGAGTGACGAGGTCGACGTGCCGTGGAGCGACGAACGCGACGAGTGGTGGGGCGAGGTCGTCGAGAGTCAAGAGAGCGAGTACGAAACCAAATCACTGCCCGCCGACCAGGAGTCGATGCTGCTCTACTCCTCGGGCACGACGGGTGAGCCGAAAGGTATCGTTCACACCCACGCTGGTGTGCTGGCCCAGTGTGCCAAAGAGATTCACTTCGGCTTCGACCAGAAGCCCGGTGACCGCTTTTTCTGGGTCAGCGACATCGGCTGGATGATGGGCCCGTGGACGCTCATCGGCAACCACCACTTCGGCGGCACGACGTTCATGTATGAGGGCGCGCCTGACTACCCAAACCCCGGCCGATTTTGGGAGATGATCGAGCGCCATCGCATCACGACCTTCGGCGTCTCACCGACAGCCATTCGCGCGCTGCGCAAGCACGGCGACGAGGTGGTCAAGCAGTACGACCTCTCCAGCCTACGTCTCCTCGGCTCTACCGGCGAGCCGTGGGACCCCGAATCCTGGCAGTGGTACTACGAGGAAATTGGCAACGAGGAGTGCCCAATCATCAACATCTCCGGCGGGACCGAAATTTGTGGCTGCTTCCTGATGCCGATGCCCATCAACGACCTCAAGCCGGGCACGCTCGGCGGGCCGGGGCTCGGGATGGATATCGACATCGTTGATTCGGCCGGGAACTCGGTGACGGAGAAACACGAACGGGGCTACCTCGTCGCGCGGGACTCCTGTCCATCGATGACTAAGAGCCTCTGGTCGGGCGACGAGCGCTATCTCGAGGAGTACTGGTCCACGTGGGAGGACCTCTGGGACCACGGTGATTTCGCCCAGAAGGACGAGGACGGCTTCTGGTTCCTCCACGGCCGCGCGGACGACGCGTTGAACGTGGCGGGCCGGAAGGTCGGCCCCGCCGAAATCGAGGGTGTGTTGGCCGAACACGATAGCGTGAATCAGGCCGCCGCGGTCGGCGTTGACGACGAGACAACCGGAACAGCAGTCGTGGCCTATGTCGTCCTCGAGAGCGGGCTCGACCCGAGCGACGAACTCCGAGAGGAGCTCCGGACGCTGGTCGGACAGGAACACGGCAAGCCGTTTCGCCCTCGCGAGATCCGATTCGTCTCGGAGTTCCCCAAAACCCAGTCGGGGAAGGTCATCCGGCGGGCCATCGCCGCGGTCCACCAGGGCAAGGACCCGGGCGACCTCTCCTCGATGGAGAACCCGAGCGCGCTCGAGGAAATCCGGAACGCCCGCTAA
- a CDS encoding GCN5-related N-acetyltransferase (PFAM: GCN5-related N-acetyltransferase~KEGG: hje:HacjB3_16631 protein N-acetyltransferase-like protein), translating to MPGAVVANASESCFVPWRRRTVRCASALPQTPESGSPSGTRFRAAANSGTWPKRRTTTSFSSVPTERRLAPEFHGEGYGTEAVALLVDYTFVTYDHPAAGAIAYEFNGASRGLLESLGFEEEERIRRERFIDGEYVDTIHHGLLGENWRGS from the coding sequence ATGCCCGGCGCAGTCGTCGCGAATGCGAGCGAGTCATGCTTCGTACCGTGGAGGCGCAGGACCGTGCGTTGTGCCAGCGCGCTTCCGCAAACCCCGGAATCAGGGTCCCCATCGGGAACTCGGTTCCGAGCCGCAGCGAACTCGGGGACGTGGCCGAAACGGAGGACGACGACCAGTTTCTCGTCTGTCCCGACAGAGAGGAGGCTGGCCCCGGAGTTCCATGGCGAGGGGTACGGCACGGAGGCGGTGGCCTTGCTCGTCGACTACACCTTCGTCACCTACGACCATCCCGCGGCTGGCGCTATCGCTTACGAGTTCAACGGCGCCTCTCGCGGTCTGCTGGAGTCGCTGGGGTTCGAGGAGGAGGAACGCATTCGCCGCGAGCGCTTCATCGACGGCGAGTACGTCGACACGATTCACCACGGGCTGTTGGGGGAGAACTGGCGAGGCTCATAA
- a CDS encoding DNA gyrase, A subunit (SMART: DNA topoisomerase, type IIA, subunit A or C-terminal~TIGRFAM: DNA gyrase, subunit A~KEGG: hvo:HVO_1573 DNA gyrase subunit A~PFAM: DNA topoisomerase, type IIA, subunit A or C-terminal; DNA gyrase/topoisomerase IV, subunit A, C-terminal beta-pinwheel), whose protein sequence is MSTDLPDDESQDIAKRIEHVRIEDEMEQSYIDYAMSVIAGRALPDVRDGLKPVHRRILYAMHEDGLTSGSGHRKSSSIVGTTMGDYHPHGDSAIYDALARMAQDFSMRAPLIDGQGNFGSVDGDPPAAMRYTEARMAPIAEELLDDIEKDTVDFSGNYDDRLQEPDVLPSAFPNLLVNGSSGIAVGMSTNIPPHNLREVTKATIELIENPDATIEDLMEHVKGPDFPTAANIVGRNGVHKAYKTGRGRLRLRAEFETFEEEGKIIITELPYQENKARLVEHIAEDVKEGAIEGIRDLRDESDRDGIRIVIELKRNAMVDVVKNQLLESHLEITFGVINLSLVDGQPKVLTLKETLEEYVKHRREVVRRRSEFDLGEAEDRAHILEGRLKALENAEDVVEAIRNSEDRDAAKAALREMWGFSEEQAAHIVRMQLGSLTSMEVEAIEDEYDDVQAEIERLESILGSAEELDAVIIEELEAVAEEYGDERRTSFIADTGSVTHEDLIPESEQVVVMTEDDYIKRMELSAFRAQNRGGKGIIGTDLKEGDSVASVFVANSHDYLLCFTNHGQVYELKTYQVPEMSRTARGKSAVNLLDLDEGEQLEAVVNTADIEVEEGAEDDQFLTMVTRDGYIKRTGVSEFQNILSTGIRAIRLEDGDSLADVEVTDGTQDVVIATKGGMSIRFDEAEARAMGRTARGVRGVKLEDDEVAAVAGIDERHNSWLLTVTENGYGKRSNLDAYRTQSRNGKGLIDIKTNERNGPVSALEAVGPGDHLVMMSEEGQIMRSPVEDLSIVGRNTMGVIVMRVDDGDRVAAVDVIEAERMEADEEAEEAENTEEAEATAADDD, encoded by the coding sequence ATGAGTACGGATCTACCGGACGACGAGAGCCAGGACATCGCTAAACGCATCGAACACGTCCGCATCGAGGACGAGATGGAGCAGTCCTACATCGACTACGCGATGTCGGTCATCGCGGGTCGGGCGCTGCCGGACGTGCGAGACGGGCTGAAACCGGTCCACCGCCGCATCCTCTATGCGATGCACGAAGACGGCCTGACCTCCGGGTCCGGCCACCGCAAGTCCTCCTCCATCGTCGGGACCACCATGGGGGACTACCACCCCCACGGCGACTCCGCCATCTACGACGCGCTGGCCCGGATGGCCCAGGACTTCTCCATGCGCGCGCCGCTGATCGACGGCCAGGGGAACTTCGGCTCCGTCGACGGCGACCCGCCGGCGGCGATGCGGTACACGGAGGCCCGGATGGCCCCCATCGCCGAGGAGCTGCTCGACGATATCGAGAAGGACACCGTCGACTTCTCGGGCAACTACGACGACCGCCTGCAGGAGCCCGACGTGCTCCCGTCGGCGTTCCCGAACCTGCTGGTCAACGGCAGTTCCGGTATCGCCGTTGGGATGTCGACCAACATCCCGCCGCACAACCTCCGTGAGGTGACGAAGGCCACCATCGAGCTCATCGAGAACCCGGACGCGACCATCGAGGACCTGATGGAGCACGTCAAGGGACCGGACTTCCCGACAGCCGCGAACATCGTCGGCCGCAACGGCGTCCACAAGGCGTACAAGACCGGTCGCGGTCGGCTGCGTCTCCGCGCGGAGTTCGAGACGTTCGAGGAAGAAGGCAAGATCATCATCACCGAACTCCCTTATCAGGAGAACAAAGCCCGCCTCGTCGAGCACATCGCCGAGGACGTAAAGGAGGGCGCTATCGAGGGGATTCGGGACCTGCGCGATGAGTCCGACCGCGATGGGATCCGTATCGTGATCGAGCTCAAGCGCAACGCGATGGTGGACGTGGTGAAAAACCAGCTGCTCGAGTCGCACCTCGAGATCACCTTCGGCGTCATCAACCTCTCGCTGGTCGACGGCCAGCCGAAGGTGCTCACCCTCAAGGAGACCCTGGAGGAGTACGTCAAGCACCGTCGCGAAGTCGTCCGCCGGCGCAGCGAGTTCGATCTCGGTGAGGCCGAGGACCGCGCGCACATCCTCGAAGGCCGGCTGAAGGCCCTCGAGAACGCTGAGGACGTGGTCGAGGCAATCCGCAACAGCGAAGACCGGGACGCTGCAAAAGCAGCCCTACGGGAGATGTGGGGCTTCAGCGAGGAGCAGGCCGCCCACATCGTCCGGATGCAGCTCGGTTCGTTGACCTCGATGGAGGTCGAGGCGATTGAGGACGAGTACGACGACGTGCAGGCCGAAATCGAGCGCCTCGAGAGTATTCTCGGCTCAGCTGAGGAGCTCGACGCGGTCATCATCGAGGAACTCGAAGCCGTCGCCGAGGAGTACGGCGACGAACGCCGTACCTCCTTCATCGCCGACACGGGCTCGGTCACCCACGAGGACCTGATTCCGGAGTCCGAACAGGTCGTCGTCATGACCGAGGACGACTACATCAAGCGGATGGAGCTCTCTGCGTTCCGCGCCCAGAACCGTGGTGGGAAGGGCATCATCGGCACCGACCTCAAGGAGGGCGACTCCGTCGCCTCTGTGTTCGTGGCCAACAGCCACGACTACCTGCTCTGTTTCACCAACCACGGGCAGGTCTACGAGCTCAAAACCTACCAGGTGCCGGAAATGTCCAGGACGGCGCGGGGAAAATCCGCCGTCAATCTGCTCGACCTCGACGAGGGCGAGCAACTGGAGGCCGTCGTCAACACGGCCGACATCGAAGTCGAGGAGGGTGCTGAGGATGACCAGTTCCTCACGATGGTGACCCGCGACGGCTACATCAAGCGGACGGGCGTCTCGGAGTTCCAGAACATCCTCTCGACGGGGATTCGGGCCATCCGACTGGAGGACGGCGACTCGCTGGCCGACGTGGAGGTCACGGACGGCACCCAGGACGTCGTCATCGCCACGAAAGGCGGGATGTCCATCCGGTTTGACGAGGCCGAGGCCCGCGCGATGGGCCGGACCGCCCGCGGCGTCCGCGGTGTCAAGCTCGAGGACGACGAGGTGGCCGCCGTCGCAGGTATCGACGAGAGACACAACTCTTGGCTGCTGACGGTGACGGAGAACGGCTACGGGAAACGCTCGAACCTCGACGCCTACCGCACCCAGTCCCGGAACGGGAAGGGGCTCATCGACATCAAGACCAACGAGCGCAACGGTCCCGTCTCCGCCCTGGAGGCGGTCGGGCCGGGCGACCACCTCGTGATGATGAGCGAGGAGGGCCAGATTATGCGGTCGCCCGTGGAGGATCTCTCCATCGTCGGGCGGAACACGATGGGCGTCATCGTGATGCGTGTCGACGACGGCGACCGGGTCGCCGCCGTGGACGTTATCGAAGCTGAACGGATGGAAGCTGACGAAGAAGCTGAAGAAGCCGAAAACACAGAGGAAGCGGAAGCCACTGCGGCGGACGACGACTGA
- a CDS encoding DNA gyrase, B subunit (SMART: DNA topoisomerase, type IIA, subunit B or N-terminal; ATP-binding region, ATPase-like; Hedgehog/intein hint, N-terminal; Hedgehog/intein hint domain, C-terminal~TIGRFAM: DNA gyrase, subunit B; Intein splicing site~KEGG: syn:sll2005 DNA gyrase B subunit~PFAM: DNA topoisomerase, type IIA, subunit B, region 2; ATP-binding region, ATPase-like; Toprim domain; DNA topoisomerase, type IIA, subunit B, C-terminal), translated as MSEENAEYGAGQIQVLEGLQAVRKRPAMYIGSTDGRGLHHLVYEVVDNAIDEALAGHCDRIEVTIHDDGSVSVTDDGRGIPVDTHEEYDRPALEVIMTALHAGGKFDSKSYQVSGGLHGVGVSVVNALASRLTAEVRRDGALWRHEFHQGEPVGDMEKVRELNPEEGTGTTIRFWPDEEIFEATEYEFTTLESRLRELAFLNSGVRIELADEREEDEDGEIRRQVFQFEGGIRAFVRYLNETKSPLHQDVVYFEDEEDGVQVEIAMQATDELQGSVHSFANNINTREGGTHLTGFKTALTRVVNEYANSEGLAGDVDGNLTGEDVREGLTAVVSIKHPDPQFEGQTKTKLANSEVRGVVESAVHEGIGTYFEENPDTARQLVAKAAEAAKARQAAKKAEELTRRKSALESTALPGKLADCQSRDPGEAELFVVEGDSAGGCFTGDTEVALASGRSITFEELVEERENGESHYCYTVKDDGSIGVERIESPRVTKEEAELVAVTLDNGERIKCTPDHEFMRRDGSYCEAADLDDGQSLMPLYRKISDTAEPEITIDGYEMVRQPNTRNFWEFTHLLADRYNIEAGCYDADDGDHKHHVDFDKRNNRPDNIERLPKEEHLELHREHAAETLHTEAVQEKLRELHSTAEFREMMSERMQQEGTVEILREQAKEQWDDEEYAQFMQDAWREFYENNPEYRRRVRERLTKEAREYWANEQHREEQSERVEQYYEDNPEAIESRREEAKEQWDDEELREWRSRKTEQWDEEFRENRMEAYNETYYENTIPFMKEVLEAEGDLDEFDERRRKNADPNVLTKETTIEKFFEDESALREAVSAHNHSVTSVERLDETADVYDIEVPGTHNFGLESGVFVHNSAKQARNSEFQAVLPLKGKILNVEKHRLDRVLENNEIRALITAIGTGIGDEFDIEEARYEKIIMATDADVDGAHIRTLLLTFLYRYMKPLIEAGYVYATKPPLYRVRYRGETYDVMDEAERDRVVEEVCDGNPSQVQRFKGLGEMNPEQLWETTMNPKNRVLKQVTLDDAAAADKMFSVLMGDAVGPRKQFIKDHAEDAEWVDI; from the coding sequence ATGTCAGAAGAGAACGCCGAATACGGCGCGGGCCAAATCCAGGTTCTGGAGGGGCTCCAAGCCGTCCGCAAACGCCCGGCCATGTATATCGGGTCCACCGACGGCCGTGGGCTCCACCATCTCGTCTACGAGGTCGTCGACAACGCGATCGACGAAGCCCTCGCCGGTCACTGCGACCGCATCGAGGTCACGATTCACGACGACGGCTCCGTCTCCGTCACGGACGACGGTCGCGGGATCCCCGTCGACACTCACGAGGAGTACGACCGCCCCGCCCTCGAGGTCATCATGACCGCCCTCCACGCTGGCGGGAAGTTCGACAGCAAATCCTACCAGGTTTCCGGCGGCCTCCACGGCGTCGGGGTCAGCGTGGTCAACGCGCTGGCTTCGCGCCTGACCGCCGAGGTGCGCCGCGACGGCGCCCTCTGGCGCCACGAGTTCCACCAGGGCGAACCCGTCGGCGATATGGAGAAGGTCCGCGAGCTTAACCCTGAGGAGGGGACGGGGACCACCATCCGGTTCTGGCCCGACGAGGAGATATTCGAGGCCACCGAGTACGAGTTCACCACGCTGGAGAGCCGACTCCGTGAACTCGCCTTCCTCAACAGCGGTGTCCGCATCGAACTGGCGGACGAACGCGAGGAGGACGAGGATGGGGAAATTCGCCGGCAGGTCTTCCAGTTCGAGGGCGGCATCCGAGCGTTCGTTCGCTACCTCAACGAGACCAAGAGCCCGCTCCACCAGGACGTCGTCTACTTCGAGGACGAGGAGGATGGTGTCCAGGTCGAAATCGCGATGCAGGCCACCGACGAACTCCAGGGCTCGGTCCACTCCTTTGCAAACAACATCAACACCCGCGAAGGCGGGACCCACCTCACCGGGTTCAAAACCGCACTCACGCGAGTCGTCAACGAGTACGCCAACAGCGAAGGGTTGGCCGGCGACGTGGACGGGAACCTCACGGGCGAGGACGTGCGTGAGGGACTCACCGCCGTCGTCTCGATCAAACATCCCGACCCCCAGTTCGAGGGCCAGACCAAGACCAAGCTGGCCAACAGCGAGGTCCGAGGCGTCGTCGAAAGTGCCGTCCACGAAGGGATCGGCACGTATTTCGAGGAAAACCCCGACACCGCCCGACAGCTGGTCGCCAAGGCTGCCGAGGCTGCGAAAGCTCGGCAGGCAGCGAAGAAGGCCGAAGAACTGACTCGCCGGAAGTCCGCACTCGAGTCGACAGCCCTCCCCGGCAAGCTCGCGGACTGTCAGAGCCGCGACCCCGGCGAGGCCGAGCTGTTCGTGGTGGAAGGTGACAGCGCCGGCGGTTGCTTTACTGGTGATACAGAAGTGGCGCTGGCTTCCGGACGCTCCATCACCTTCGAGGAACTAGTCGAGGAACGGGAGAACGGTGAGTCACACTACTGCTACACGGTGAAAGACGACGGCAGTATCGGGGTCGAACGGATCGAGAGCCCGCGCGTCACGAAAGAAGAGGCGGAACTCGTGGCAGTAACCCTCGACAACGGCGAGCGCATCAAGTGTACCCCGGACCACGAGTTCATGCGTCGGGACGGCAGCTACTGCGAGGCAGCAGACCTCGACGACGGCCAATCGCTGATGCCGCTCTACCGGAAGATATCCGACACCGCGGAACCGGAAATAACGATAGACGGCTACGAGATGGTTCGACAGCCGAACACACGCAATTTCTGGGAGTTCACTCACCTTCTGGCTGACCGATACAACATCGAAGCCGGGTGCTACGACGCCGACGACGGTGATCACAAACACCACGTCGATTTCGACAAACGGAACAACCGCCCGGACAATATCGAGCGCCTCCCGAAGGAGGAGCATCTCGAACTGCACCGGGAGCATGCAGCCGAAACCCTCCACACCGAAGCGGTTCAGGAGAAACTCCGCGAGCTACACAGTACCGCCGAGTTCCGGGAGATGATGAGCGAGCGGATGCAGCAGGAAGGGACGGTCGAAATCCTTCGGGAACAGGCCAAAGAGCAGTGGGACGACGAGGAGTACGCGCAGTTCATGCAGGATGCCTGGCGGGAGTTCTACGAGAACAATCCCGAGTACAGGCGGCGAGTGAGAGAGCGTCTCACGAAGGAGGCACGCGAGTACTGGGCGAACGAGCAGCACCGCGAGGAGCAGTCCGAGCGAGTCGAACAGTACTACGAGGACAACCCCGAAGCAATCGAATCCCGTCGAGAGGAAGCCAAGGAGCAGTGGGACGACGAGGAACTGCGGGAGTGGCGGAGTCGGAAGACCGAACAATGGGACGAGGAGTTCCGCGAGAACCGGATGGAGGCGTACAACGAAACGTACTACGAGAACACCATCCCCTTCATGAAGGAGGTGCTGGAAGCGGAAGGCGATCTCGACGAGTTCGACGAGCGGCGGCGGAAGAACGCTGACCCAAACGTCCTCACAAAGGAGACGACCATCGAGAAGTTCTTCGAGGACGAGAGCGCGCTCCGTGAAGCGGTCTCAGCGCACAACCACTCTGTCACCTCCGTCGAACGACTCGATGAGACCGCAGACGTGTACGACATCGAGGTGCCGGGAACCCATAACTTCGGCCTCGAATCCGGGGTGTTCGTCCACAATAGCGCCAAACAGGCCCGGAACTCCGAGTTCCAGGCCGTCCTTCCCCTGAAGGGGAAGATCCTCAATGTCGAGAAACACCGGCTTGACCGGGTGCTCGAGAACAACGAGATCCGTGCACTCATCACCGCCATCGGGACGGGAATCGGCGACGAGTTCGACATCGAGGAGGCCCGCTACGAGAAGATCATCATGGCGACCGACGCCGACGTCGACGGCGCCCACATCCGGACGCTACTTCTCACTTTCCTCTACCGGTATATGAAGCCGCTCATCGAGGCGGGCTACGTCTACGCGACCAAGCCGCCGCTCTACCGGGTCCGCTACCGTGGCGAGACTTACGACGTGATGGACGAGGCAGAGCGCGACCGCGTGGTCGAGGAGGTCTGTGACGGCAACCCCTCGCAGGTCCAGCGGTTCAAGGGGCTCGGGGAGATGAACCCCGAACAGCTCTGGGAGACGACGATGAACCCCAAAAACAGAGTGCTGAAGCAGGTGACGCTCGATGACGCCGCCGCCGCAGACAAGATGTTCTCGGTGCTGATGGGCGACGCCGTCGGGCCGCGCAAGCAGTTCATTAAGGACCACGCCGAGGACGCTGAGTGGGTGGATATATGA